The stretch of DNA GGACTTCAAGACGGACCTGCGCTTCCAGAGCTCGGCTGTCATGGCGCTGCAGGAGGCCAGCGAGGCCTACCTGGTGGGGCTCTTCGAGGACACCAACCTGTGCGCCATCCACGCCAAGCGCGTCACCATCATGCCCAAGGACATCCAGCTGGCCCGCCGCATCCGCGGCGAGCGCGCTTGAAGAGTCTCCTGCCGCAGCCCTTCCCGGCCAGGTACGAAGGCAACTCACACGGACCCAAAGGCTCTTTTAAGAGCCACTACACGCACAATTAAAGGAGCTGTAGCACTGTCGTGGAAGTGGAATGGTTTTGGGTGGGGGAGGAGAGTCTGGAGGTAAATCCGGGCAGTGTGTTGTCAGCATCCTGAGTGTAAAGGGTGTTTTAAAGCCAGTACATGCACATTGAGTTGAGCTGTAGAGTTCCTCACACACATGGTTGATCATAGGGAAAAACCGTTATGTATATTATACACTAATGGCAAAACAGTTAGATCTCTGAAATTGCCTAACGACAGAGCTGCCAAGTGTAAAGGCAGCACGAATGATCTGAGGTTGTCCCAGAATTTATGATCTAAAACTTCCCGATGTTCACTGCAGTTGTGTTGTACTCAGAACATATTTACAGGAAGTTTTACCAACTCTGATAATGCAGCTTACATGACTGCAACACAACTGCTTGAAATAACCCACTGCAAACTTTGAACTTTCCCCCTCATCCTCCAAGCCTCGTGAACCGGCGTTTAAAGCAGCGCTACAGCTCCTTTAACTGTACGTGTGGTGGCTCTTAAAAGAGCCTTTGGGTCTAGAGAGCTGCGGCAGGACTCTTCAGGCGCGCTCGCCGCGGATGCGGCGGGCCAGCTGGATGTCCTTGGGCATGATGGTGACGCGCTTGGCGTGGATGGCGCACAGGTTGGTGTCCTCGAAGAGCCCCACCAGGTAGGCCTCGCTGGCCTCCTGCAGCGCCATGACAGCCGAGCTCTGGAAGCGCAGGTCCGTCTTGAAGTCCTGCGCGATCTCGCGCACCAGGCGCTGGAAGGGCAGCTTGCGGATCAGCAGCTCCGTCGACTTCTGGTAGCGCCGGATCTCGCGCAGCGCCACCGTGCCGGGCCGGTAGCGGTGCGGCTTCTTGACGCCGCCCGTGGCCGGCGCGCTCTTGCGGGCAGCCTTGGTGGCCAGCTGCTTGCGGGGCGCCTTCCCGCCCGTCGACTTACGCGCTGTCTGCTTCGTGCGCGCCatggcccagccccagcacaaaGCCGATCGCCCACAACACACCGCACACTGCGCCAGCGGCCCCGCGCCCCCGACATTTATAACCCGCCGCCCGCTCCCATTGGCCGCCCGCGCGGCACCGCCCGCCTGCCATTGGACGCTTCGCTCGAGCCCGGGAAAAGGCCCCGCCTCCGGGCCGGGAAACGCGCCCCGTGCtcgccccggcccggccccttcccGCAGCCCCTTGCCAggcgggggaggggcggcggcACCGCAGCGAGCGCTACGGCGCGCTCCCGCTGCCCGAGCCCTCTTTCTTTGCAAAGCCGCTCCTGCCGCGTCCCGGCCCGGCCTCGGCACCGCTGGCTAAAGCtgtcgccgccgccgccggccgcCTCCTTCCCCGAGGGCTCGCGGCCTCTTCCCGCTCGGCAGCCGCGTTCGGTCGAGGGCGGCGGCAGAAAGGCGGAAGGCGCAGGCGGCGGCCGACTTttgcccggcccggcccagcttGCCCGGCTGCCGCCCCGGCCCGGTGGCAGCGGCGCGTCTGTGGGGGGGGCGCGTCTCGGTGAAGCGCGGGCTGCGAGGCGCGAGCGGCACCAATCAGCGGCGCGGCGGGAGACGCGTGAGGCGGCCGGGCCCGCCCGCGGGGAGGCTCCGCGCAGTCCTCACTCAGGTCGAACCGAGCGCGGCAGcggccccggccctgcccgcccgCCCCCAGCGCCGCCCGCTGCTCGGCGGCTGAGTCTTTGCGGAGCGGGGACAGAGACGGTGGGGGAGCGGACGAAAGCCGGGAAAGAGGCACGCTTGGGACCCTGTGCTCGATGCTAGCGGCCTGTGTAGGACTGTGCAGTTCGGGCAGGAAAGAGCATACTGATGGGGGGGAAGGAGTGAGGGTATCCATCTCAGAGCCTTTCCagaataactgaaaaataagagCCCAGAGTTGTTGGAACCGCCTGTGCTCTCTGATTCACACTGTCATCCATTTGCGTAGCTCAACGGGGAAACAGCATATACTAGCAGTCAGGAACAGAGTTGTTTAGGCCGTTTTGAGACCAACAGCAGCAATTGCTCGTCTAACCCGTGGCCCCCAAACTGGGCATACACCAAAATTGGGCTCccaggtttttttaagaaaattacaAGCGTTCCCTTCTTAGTTGAAGCAGATGTAGAACAGATCTTTTTACTGCAAACAGTGCACGTCCCGCTTTCCTTACAGTTTACAATGCTTTCATACTGTAACCTctcttttccaaaaaaaaaaaccaaaaaaatccaaacggGACAGCAAAATACAGATCAGCATAGCATCAGCTCTCTTGTTGAAAAgatgatcctggaggtcttGCACAGGGTGCAGAAGCATCTTATTTATATGTGATATATTTGGTGAGAGCCTT from Poecile atricapillus isolate bPoeAtr1 chromosome Z, bPoeAtr1.hap1, whole genome shotgun sequence encodes:
- the LOC131573100 gene encoding histone H3, with the protein product MARTKQTARKSTGGKAPRKQLATKAARKSAPATGGVKKPHRYRPGTVALREIRRYQKSTELLIRKLPFQRLVREIAQDFKTDLRFQSSAVMALQEASEAYLVGLFEDTNLCAIHAKRVTIMPKDIQLARRIRGERA